The Nocardioides panzhihuensis genome has a segment encoding these proteins:
- a CDS encoding TetR/AcrR family transcriptional regulator, whose translation MRVLAGRKRRCADTGRGWFCEFRCPPATAVPRPTRPCAPRGFAETSPGDVADEARGTRVVLYRHFDSKAELCRTILDRARERLAEHVGTDDFEDDAIPALLDAAAEGLDAFACCFAPPTANASSEV comes from the coding sequence GTGCGAGTACTTGCGGGGCGAAAGCGGCGGTGCGCCGACACCGGGCGGGGATGGTTCTGCGAATTCAGGTGCCCGCCGGCAACAGCGGTCCCGCGTCCAACGCGGCCCTGCGCGCCACGAGGTTTCGCCGAGACAAGCCCGGGCGATGTCGCCGATGAGGCACGGGGCACGCGCGTCGTGCTCTACAGGCATTTCGACTCCAAGGCAGAGCTGTGTCGGACCATCCTGGATCGGGCGCGTGAGCGGCTGGCCGAACACGTGGGCACCGATGACTTCGAGGACGATGCGATTCCCGCGCTGCTCGATGCAGCCGCCGAGGGTCTCGATGCTTTCGCCTGCTGTTTCGCTCCGCCAACCGCGAACGCGAGTTCCGAGGTCTGA
- a CDS encoding type IV toxin-antitoxin system AbiEi family antitoxin domain-containing protein, translating to MHDVIAFTKRSRSMFVQKLRCWIKTTHCRGDSVWFLSMAGLESLPVTFTTQAALRAGAHPRDLYRWRDDGDVIELSRGVFRNAAAPEPSFPDLLAVGMRAPHAIVCCVSAAVAHGLSDEMEPAVQIAIASGRNLARITFPPTTVFRFDAETFELGLSQLEVAPDEFTRVYDPARTVVDLMRLRHRLGEPVAHTVLNRYLESPGAKPGRVLEYANALGVVGPVRLALDIAGAR from the coding sequence ATGCACGACGTGATCGCTTTTACGAAAAGGTCACGTTCGATGTTCGTGCAGAAGTTGCGATGTTGGATAAAAACCACTCACTGTCGGGGTGATAGTGTATGGTTTTTATCCATGGCTGGCTTGGAGTCGCTTCCGGTGACGTTCACGACGCAAGCGGCCCTGCGAGCAGGGGCGCATCCGCGGGACCTGTATCGATGGCGGGACGATGGCGATGTCATCGAGCTCTCGCGAGGTGTGTTTCGTAACGCGGCAGCGCCGGAGCCCTCGTTCCCTGACCTGTTGGCCGTCGGCATGAGGGCTCCGCACGCGATCGTGTGTTGCGTGAGCGCTGCGGTGGCCCACGGTCTCAGTGACGAGATGGAACCTGCGGTCCAGATCGCGATCGCGTCCGGGCGAAACCTGGCCCGCATCACCTTCCCGCCGACGACGGTGTTTCGGTTCGATGCTGAGACCTTCGAGCTCGGACTCTCGCAATTGGAGGTCGCGCCGGACGAGTTCACGCGAGTCTACGATCCCGCTCGGACAGTGGTGGACCTGATGCGCCTGCGGCACCGACTCGGCGAGCCGGTGGCGCACACGGTGCTCAACAGGTACTTGGAATCGCCAGGAGCGAAGCCAGGGCGGGTGCTGGAGTACGCCAACGCCCTCGGGGTCGTCGGGCCGGTGCGGTTGGCACTCGACATCGCGGGGGCACGATGA
- a CDS encoding nucleotidyl transferase AbiEii/AbiGii toxin family protein, translated as MSRLTRESAAGRAYLDLQNRARREKRRTQDLLTMYVVERWLARMSTSPYADDFVLKGGMLLASFGSRRPTTDADALARNMPADESAVAARVVEIASLADPDDGVVYLTETVKAAMIRDDALYSGVRVTMDATLGTAQLKLKLDINFGDPVTPEPSVVELPALRPGAAPVRILGYPIATVLAEKISTAIDLGPASTRVRDWADIYTLVTTHDLDGAEVSAAVAATMNFRGVVVRSMSEAIGDLVKVRASAYVAYRRGLGADGEHLPATFEEVVEMAVRFADPVLSAETPSIAARWRAGARTWS; from the coding sequence ATGAGTCGGCTGACGCGAGAGTCGGCGGCCGGGCGCGCCTACTTGGATCTGCAGAACCGCGCGCGTCGCGAGAAGCGGCGAACCCAGGACCTGTTGACGATGTATGTCGTGGAGCGATGGCTGGCCAGGATGAGCACATCGCCGTACGCCGATGACTTCGTCCTCAAGGGCGGGATGCTTCTGGCGAGTTTCGGGAGCCGACGCCCGACCACCGATGCGGACGCACTGGCTCGGAACATGCCGGCCGACGAGAGCGCCGTCGCAGCCCGGGTCGTCGAGATCGCAAGTCTCGCCGACCCGGACGACGGAGTCGTCTACCTGACCGAGACCGTCAAGGCGGCGATGATCCGAGACGACGCGCTCTACTCCGGCGTCCGCGTGACCATGGACGCGACGCTGGGCACGGCGCAGCTGAAGCTCAAGCTGGACATCAACTTCGGCGATCCAGTGACACCGGAGCCGTCAGTCGTCGAACTGCCTGCGCTGCGACCAGGCGCGGCGCCGGTGCGGATACTGGGGTATCCGATCGCGACCGTGCTGGCGGAGAAGATCTCGACCGCGATCGACCTCGGGCCGGCGAGCACAAGAGTGCGGGACTGGGCCGACATCTACACCCTGGTCACGACCCATGACCTCGACGGTGCCGAGGTGAGCGCGGCGGTGGCGGCCACCATGAACTTTCGAGGCGTCGTCGTCAGATCGATGTCTGAGGCGATCGGTGACCTCGTGAAGGTCCGGGCCTCAGCGTACGTCGCGTATCGACGCGGGCTCGGCGCCGATGGCGAGCATCTCCCCGCGACATTCGAGGAAGTAGTGGAGATGGCGGTCCGGTTCGCCGACCCGGTGCTGAGTGCCGAAACTCCCAGTATCGCCGCGCGTTGGCGGGCAGGGGCCCGAACGTGGTCCTGA
- a CDS encoding mycothione reductase: protein MRHVDLVIIGSGSGNAIVDERFDDWEVVYLEKGVGSRDSYGGTCLNVGCIPTKMLVHTADVAGAPVEARRLGVDLSLNDADWPRIRDRIFGRIDPIADGGQKYRQTGRPNTSLLTGTARFTGPKQLTVIDAETDEVTALSADQIVIAAGGRPAVPDVPGLAESGFHTSDSVMRLEQLPTSMVILGSGFIAVEMAHIFASLGVKVTVVARSGQLLRQLDRDVARQFTEIAGGRWDVRLNRAIRRVDRDGDRVRVFLDAHDGEERLEADVLLVATGRVPNSDLIEAEVGGLELTGGGRIVVDETQATTAPGVWALGDISSPHQLKHVANREARTVAHNLLHPKDLIRTDHRYVPYAVFTEPRIASVGLTEQQAEVDGIEYVTSTQEYAGIAYGWAMEDTTGFAKLLADPNTGLLLGAHIMGPEAPTLIQPLIQAMQFGLDARTMARDQYWIHPAMPELIENALLALPLA from the coding sequence ATGCGACATGTCGACTTGGTGATCATCGGTTCCGGCTCGGGCAACGCCATCGTCGATGAGCGGTTCGACGACTGGGAGGTGGTGTACCTCGAGAAGGGCGTCGGATCCCGAGACTCGTACGGCGGCACCTGCCTCAACGTCGGTTGCATCCCGACCAAGATGCTGGTGCACACCGCCGATGTGGCCGGGGCCCCGGTTGAAGCGCGGCGACTCGGCGTCGACCTCTCCTTGAACGATGCGGACTGGCCGCGGATCCGCGACCGTATCTTCGGACGGATCGACCCGATCGCCGACGGCGGTCAGAAGTACCGGCAGACCGGCCGGCCCAACACGAGTCTGCTGACCGGCACTGCGCGGTTCACCGGCCCGAAGCAGCTGACCGTCATCGATGCCGAGACCGACGAGGTCACGGCGCTCAGCGCCGACCAGATCGTGATCGCCGCAGGCGGCCGCCCGGCCGTTCCCGACGTCCCGGGGCTGGCCGAGAGCGGGTTCCACACCAGCGATTCGGTGATGCGGCTGGAGCAGCTGCCGACGAGCATGGTGATCTTGGGCAGCGGCTTCATCGCCGTGGAGATGGCCCACATCTTCGCCTCTCTCGGCGTGAAGGTCACCGTCGTGGCCCGCTCCGGACAGCTGCTGCGTCAGCTGGACCGCGATGTCGCGCGCCAGTTCACCGAGATCGCGGGTGGGCGTTGGGACGTACGTCTGAACCGCGCGATCCGACGAGTTGACCGCGACGGTGACCGGGTTCGGGTGTTCCTCGACGCTCACGACGGCGAGGAGCGCCTCGAGGCGGACGTGCTGCTGGTCGCGACCGGGCGGGTGCCCAACAGCGACCTGATCGAGGCCGAGGTCGGAGGGCTCGAGCTCACCGGCGGTGGCCGGATCGTGGTCGACGAGACCCAAGCCACGACGGCCCCGGGCGTGTGGGCCTTGGGCGACATCAGCTCGCCCCACCAGCTCAAGCACGTGGCCAACCGCGAGGCTCGCACCGTGGCGCACAACCTGCTCCACCCGAAGGACCTGATCCGCACCGACCACCGCTACGTGCCGTACGCCGTGTTCACCGAACCGCGGATCGCGTCGGTCGGGCTGACCGAGCAGCAGGCCGAAGTCGACGGCATCGAGTACGTCACCTCGACCCAGGAGTACGCCGGCATCGCCTACGGCTGGGCGATGGAGGACACCACGGGGTTCGCCAAGCTGCTTGCCGACCCGAACACCGGCTTGCTCCTGGGCGCGCACATCATGGGGCCCGAAGCGCCGACGTTGATCCAGCCGCTGATCCAGGCGATGCAGTTCGGCCTCGATGCCCGGACAATGGCACGCGACCAGTACTGGATCCATCCGGCGATGCCCGAGCTCATCGAGAACGCGCTGCTGGCACTGCCGCTGGCGTGA
- a CDS encoding phosphatase domain-containing protein — MSARLWVLKLERAWDAARLRRAGSRVPSDFRIVCYGGHGSAEGVVVRGRVVDDPPPPAAVEGEGAVAAVRRMVRHFVTDELPGVPLRITVGDAAVDAVTDDEGYFVARLHPSPDTLEAPWARGTVELAGEYRGLAGVHQVPVEVCVPAEEARFGVISDIDDTILETGVQRVGRMVRQTLTGSALTRTPFPGAPELYRDLAAGVNPVFYISSSPWNLHSFLSAFVRHRDFPRGPLLLRDLLGRAAGREPKTARIDEVLALHPGLRFVLLGDSGEHDPQTYVDTVRRHPGRILAVYIREVRLDPHDGRVERVWSGMGDDVPLVLVADSEAVRRHATGLGLL; from the coding sequence ATGTCGGCGCGTCTATGGGTTCTCAAGCTGGAGCGAGCTTGGGACGCGGCAAGGCTCCGCCGGGCGGGATCGAGGGTGCCGTCGGACTTCCGGATCGTGTGCTACGGCGGTCACGGGAGCGCCGAGGGGGTCGTCGTGCGCGGCCGGGTCGTCGACGATCCGCCGCCCCCGGCGGCCGTCGAGGGCGAGGGTGCGGTCGCCGCCGTACGCCGTATGGTCCGCCACTTCGTGACCGACGAGCTTCCGGGTGTGCCGCTGCGGATCACCGTGGGCGACGCCGCGGTCGACGCGGTCACCGACGACGAGGGCTACTTCGTGGCGCGACTGCATCCCAGCCCCGACACGCTGGAGGCCCCGTGGGCCCGCGGCACCGTTGAGCTGGCCGGCGAGTACCGCGGCCTGGCCGGCGTCCATCAGGTCCCGGTGGAGGTCTGCGTTCCTGCCGAGGAGGCGCGGTTCGGCGTTATCTCCGACATCGACGACACGATCCTCGAGACCGGGGTGCAGCGCGTCGGACGGATGGTGCGTCAGACCCTCACCGGGTCGGCGCTCACGCGCACACCGTTCCCGGGCGCGCCCGAGCTCTACCGCGACCTGGCCGCCGGCGTGAACCCGGTGTTCTACATCTCCTCCAGCCCGTGGAACCTGCACTCGTTCCTGAGCGCCTTCGTACGCCACCGCGACTTCCCCCGCGGACCGCTCCTGCTGCGCGACCTGCTCGGTCGAGCCGCCGGTCGGGAGCCCAAGACGGCGCGCATCGACGAGGTCCTCGCGCTCCACCCCGGGCTACGGTTCGTCCTCCTCGGCGACTCCGGTGAGCACGACCCGCAGACCTACGTCGACACCGTCCGCCGTCATCCCGGGCGGATCCTCGCGGTCTACATCCGCGAGGTGCGGCTCGACCCTCACGACGGGCGGGTCGAGCGCGTGTGGAGCGGGATGGGCGACGACGTACCTCTGGTGCTCGTCGCCGACAGCGAGGCAGTACGACGTCACGCCACAGGTCTCGGCCTCCTCTGA
- a CDS encoding acetate--CoA ligase family protein produces MRSDDSAPPVDLIRHLFAARSIAIVGASSNGLKAAGRTLRYLQMHGFQGEIYPVNPRRGEVQGLRCYAALSELPTVPELAVVVLQASEVAPAIAECGELGVPVVIVFASGFAEIGPEGAALQDEVAEVARRYGVRVLGPNCNGVIGAADGVTATFMTGIDDESLVLRDDGIAFVTQSGAMGAFILTEAQMSGIGLGRFVSTGNEMDISLSEVIEGLVQDDTTKVVLGYVEGVRAPQRLRQALAAARTNGVPVCLMKVGRSQAGAAAAASHTGALAGADVVFDGLLAQYDAVRAHDVDHLLDLGRVFGLSARPKGGRLTVITLSGGAGVLMADAIEDYGLSLASWDRAWSERMGAVLPAFASVRNPIDVTGALVTDPELLRKALDVAIEHPDTDIITVLVGNMQRQEDQVCEIVESAAARTDRPIVTVWVGGTGRAVPRLARSGLVGFTEPVRAIRALSSLVRFWAPAEPTPATSAADPQVESSPDRVVVDEVEAKRLLAAHGVPVVGEDEVLTADEAAAAATRLGFPAVVKLLSTEVAHKSDLGLVQVGLADAGQVRAAAERILVAAEEHGVTDRRLVVQPMISSETELILGMRRDPVFGPVVVLGIGGVLTEIAADVQVRLPPLTTDDAHAMMNRLRHAELLDGPRGRVAVDRDALAAAVVSFSDLVLHETADLESLEINPLLIDDAGRPVAVDALLVRSSSGLLGRGALR; encoded by the coding sequence ATGCGATCCGACGACTCCGCCCCGCCCGTCGACCTGATCCGGCATCTGTTCGCAGCGCGCAGCATCGCGATCGTGGGCGCGTCGTCCAACGGCCTCAAGGCAGCGGGTCGTACGTTGCGCTACCTCCAGATGCACGGTTTCCAGGGTGAGATCTACCCGGTCAACCCACGCCGGGGCGAGGTCCAGGGCCTGCGTTGCTATGCCGCTCTGAGCGAGCTCCCCACCGTCCCAGAGCTGGCTGTCGTCGTGCTCCAGGCCTCCGAGGTGGCGCCGGCCATCGCCGAGTGCGGCGAGCTCGGTGTGCCTGTCGTGATCGTGTTCGCGTCCGGCTTCGCTGAGATCGGACCCGAGGGCGCTGCCCTCCAGGACGAGGTCGCGGAGGTCGCGCGCCGCTACGGGGTCCGGGTTCTGGGCCCGAACTGCAACGGGGTGATCGGCGCCGCGGACGGTGTCACGGCGACCTTCATGACCGGGATCGACGACGAGTCGCTCGTGCTGCGCGACGACGGCATCGCATTTGTCACGCAGAGCGGGGCGATGGGTGCCTTCATCCTGACCGAGGCACAGATGTCGGGCATCGGTCTCGGCCGGTTCGTCAGCACCGGCAACGAGATGGACATCTCGCTCTCCGAGGTGATCGAGGGCCTCGTCCAGGACGACACCACCAAGGTCGTCCTCGGGTACGTCGAGGGAGTACGTGCCCCGCAGCGACTCCGTCAGGCGTTGGCAGCCGCCCGGACGAACGGTGTTCCGGTGTGCCTGATGAAGGTCGGCCGCTCCCAGGCAGGCGCAGCCGCGGCCGCGTCCCACACCGGTGCGCTGGCCGGCGCCGACGTCGTCTTCGACGGACTGCTCGCCCAGTACGACGCGGTGCGCGCCCACGACGTGGACCACCTGCTCGACCTAGGTCGGGTGTTCGGGCTGAGCGCTCGGCCGAAGGGCGGCCGACTGACCGTGATCACGCTGTCGGGCGGGGCCGGAGTGCTGATGGCCGACGCCATCGAGGACTACGGCCTCAGCCTCGCATCCTGGGATCGTGCCTGGTCGGAGCGGATGGGTGCGGTGCTGCCGGCCTTCGCGTCGGTGCGCAACCCGATCGACGTCACCGGCGCGCTGGTGACCGATCCCGAGCTGCTCCGCAAGGCCCTCGACGTCGCCATCGAGCACCCCGACACCGACATCATCACGGTGCTTGTGGGCAACATGCAGCGTCAGGAAGACCAGGTCTGCGAGATCGTGGAGTCGGCCGCAGCGCGCACCGACAGGCCCATCGTCACCGTGTGGGTCGGCGGCACCGGCCGTGCCGTACCTCGCCTGGCGCGCTCCGGCCTGGTCGGGTTCACCGAGCCGGTCCGGGCGATCCGGGCGTTGTCTTCGCTCGTCCGGTTCTGGGCTCCTGCCGAGCCCACGCCGGCCACCTCTGCGGCGGACCCGCAGGTCGAGTCGTCGCCTGACCGGGTAGTCGTCGACGAGGTCGAGGCCAAGCGGCTGCTCGCTGCCCATGGTGTGCCCGTCGTCGGCGAGGACGAGGTCCTGACGGCCGACGAGGCCGCGGCGGCGGCAACGCGGCTCGGCTTCCCAGCGGTCGTGAAGCTCCTGTCGACCGAGGTCGCACACAAGTCGGATCTGGGGCTGGTGCAGGTCGGGCTGGCCGATGCGGGTCAGGTGCGCGCCGCTGCGGAACGGATCCTCGTGGCCGCCGAGGAGCACGGCGTGACCGATCGTCGCCTGGTCGTCCAGCCGATGATCTCCTCGGAGACCGAGCTGATCCTCGGTATGCGCCGGGACCCGGTGTTCGGGCCGGTGGTGGTGCTGGGGATCGGCGGTGTGCTGACCGAGATCGCCGCCGACGTCCAGGTGCGACTGCCGCCGCTGACCACGGACGATGCGCACGCCATGATGAACCGGCTGCGTCACGCCGAGCTCCTCGACGGTCCGCGCGGACGGGTCGCCGTCGACCGGGATGCCCTCGCAGCCGCGGTGGTGAGCTTCTCGGACCTCGTCCTGCACGAGACCGCCGACCTGGAGTCGCTCGAGATCAACCCGCTGCTCATCGATGATGCGGGGCGGCCGGTCGCCGTCGACGCGCTGCTCGTCCGGAGCTCGTCAGGACTTCTTGGCCGGGGCGCCCTTCGGTGA
- a CDS encoding bile acid:sodium symporter family protein, with protein MNTVRQISAFVGRWFALIVLVAGAIALATPSTFDGWAAQVPLLLQIIMLGMGMTLRPRDFAIIGRRPWALLLGVAAQFTVMPLLGWGIANGLGLSAVLTAGMILVGCAPGGTASNVMVFLARGDTALSVAMTSVSTLLAPVLTPLLVLLLIGEDLPVSASDLFVSIVKIVLVPVLLGLVLRLLFPRLIERIIDVLPLISVAGITAVVLAVVAGSASTLLSVGLLIVLAVVLHNVAGLALGYAVGRVCGMPISSRRALSIEVGMQNSGLAAALATVHFSPAAALPAAIFSVWHNVSGSTLASYWSRRPVEGDDATSPKGAPAKKS; from the coding sequence ATGAACACAGTCCGACAGATCAGCGCCTTCGTGGGGCGTTGGTTCGCCTTGATCGTCCTGGTCGCCGGCGCCATCGCACTGGCCACCCCCAGCACCTTCGACGGGTGGGCGGCGCAGGTGCCTCTGCTCCTCCAGATCATCATGCTCGGGATGGGCATGACGCTCAGGCCGCGCGACTTCGCGATCATCGGTCGGCGGCCCTGGGCTCTGCTGCTGGGCGTCGCGGCTCAGTTCACGGTGATGCCCCTGCTCGGCTGGGGCATCGCCAACGGGCTCGGCCTCTCCGCGGTGCTGACCGCCGGCATGATCCTGGTCGGCTGCGCACCGGGTGGCACCGCGTCCAACGTCATGGTGTTCCTGGCTCGTGGCGACACTGCGCTGTCGGTGGCCATGACGTCCGTGTCGACGCTGCTCGCGCCGGTGCTGACGCCCCTCCTCGTCCTGCTGCTGATCGGTGAGGATCTTCCCGTCTCCGCGAGCGACCTGTTCGTCTCGATCGTGAAGATCGTGCTCGTCCCGGTGCTGCTCGGTCTGGTGCTCCGGCTGCTGTTCCCTCGTCTCATCGAGCGGATCATCGACGTGCTCCCGCTGATCTCGGTCGCCGGTATCACCGCGGTGGTCCTCGCCGTCGTCGCCGGAAGCGCATCGACCCTGCTCTCCGTCGGCCTCCTGATCGTGCTCGCCGTGGTCCTGCACAACGTCGCCGGCCTGGCACTGGGGTACGCAGTCGGGCGGGTCTGCGGCATGCCGATCTCGAGCCGGCGCGCCCTCAGCATCGAGGTGGGCATGCAGAACTCCGGCCTCGCCGCCGCCCTCGCGACCGTCCACTTCTCCCCCGCGGCCGCGCTGCCTGCCGCGATCTTCTCGGTGTGGCACAACGTGTCCGGGTCGACCCTGGCGAGCTACTGGTCGCGTCGTCCCGTCGAGGGGGATGACGCCACCTCACCGAAGGGCGCCCCGGCCAAGAAGTCCTGA
- a CDS encoding glycoside hydrolase family 28 protein produces MRHLRKRTTPLLLALGLVGSLTAAMPATADQPIDRPARGPDAAAIERIVDRIDEPAIPDRDYEITDFGAVGDGATDALPAIKAAIEKASADGGGRVVLPEGTWLSEGPVHLASNIDLHVSDGATLLFGTDTDDYLPVVRTRWEGTELDGYSPLIYAKDVHDVAITGSGTIDGNEDSEFHAWKAKEKPDQLRLRQMGFDGVPVEERVFGKGTFLRPSAIQFFGAERVLLEDYTVTNSPFWINHLVYTDEATVRGLNVDSHRANNDGIDVDSSTNVLIEENRFRTGDDSVVVKSGRDLDGRTIARPSENVVIRRNDMGGEDGIALGSEMSGGIKGVYFTDNVLRDGASAIRFKGNLDRGGTVEKIRVSNMEVGSFETFIWFQLDYPGELGGDYPPVYRDIVFSDITVASAKTGLDIHGPADAPLSDVTLRNVTIDEVETPMVLENVEGLRFDDVRFGDQHIDGKLDWVS; encoded by the coding sequence ATGCGTCATCTTCGAAAGCGCACCACACCCCTACTGCTCGCCCTCGGTCTCGTCGGATCGCTCACCGCGGCCATGCCCGCCACCGCCGACCAGCCGATCGACCGACCCGCGCGAGGCCCGGACGCCGCGGCGATCGAGAGGATCGTCGACCGCATCGACGAGCCGGCGATCCCCGACCGCGACTACGAGATCACCGACTTCGGTGCCGTGGGCGACGGTGCGACCGACGCACTGCCGGCGATCAAGGCAGCGATCGAGAAGGCATCCGCTGACGGCGGCGGCCGCGTCGTACTTCCTGAGGGCACGTGGCTGTCCGAGGGACCGGTGCACCTGGCGAGCAACATCGACCTCCACGTCTCCGACGGAGCGACCCTGCTCTTCGGCACCGACACGGACGACTACCTGCCGGTGGTGCGTACGCGCTGGGAGGGCACCGAGCTGGACGGCTACTCCCCGCTGATCTACGCCAAGGACGTGCACGACGTCGCCATCACCGGATCGGGCACCATCGACGGCAACGAGGACTCCGAGTTCCACGCCTGGAAGGCAAAAGAGAAGCCTGACCAGCTTCGGTTGCGGCAGATGGGCTTCGATGGCGTCCCCGTCGAGGAGCGCGTCTTCGGGAAGGGCACCTTCCTGCGGCCCAGCGCCATCCAGTTCTTCGGCGCCGAGCGGGTGCTGCTGGAGGACTACACCGTCACCAACTCGCCGTTCTGGATCAACCACCTCGTCTACACCGACGAGGCCACCGTACGAGGGCTGAACGTCGACAGTCACCGCGCCAACAACGACGGGATCGACGTCGACTCCAGCACCAACGTGCTGATCGAGGAGAACCGCTTTCGCACCGGCGACGACTCGGTCGTCGTGAAGTCGGGCCGTGACCTCGACGGCCGCACGATCGCCCGGCCCAGCGAGAACGTGGTGATCCGCCGCAACGACATGGGTGGCGAGGACGGCATCGCCCTGGGCAGCGAGATGTCGGGTGGCATCAAGGGTGTCTACTTCACCGACAACGTGCTGCGCGACGGGGCCTCGGCGATCCGGTTCAAGGGCAACCTGGACCGCGGCGGCACGGTCGAGAAGATCCGGGTCAGCAACATGGAGGTCGGCAGCTTCGAGACGTTCATCTGGTTCCAGCTCGACTACCCCGGCGAGCTGGGCGGCGACTACCCGCCGGTCTACCGCGACATCGTCTTCTCCGACATCACCGTCGCCTCGGCCAAGACCGGGCTCGACATCCACGGGCCCGCCGACGCGCCGCTGAGCGACGTCACCCTTCGCAACGTCACGATCGACGAGGTCGAGACACCGATGGTCCTGGAGAACGTCGAGGGTCTGCGCTTCGACGACGTCCGCTTCGGAGACCAGCACATCGACGGAAAGCTCGACTGGGTGTCCTGA
- the sodN gene encoding superoxide dismutase, Ni, whose translation MRLFAPTIEVSAHCDLPCGVYDPAQARIEAESVKAVIAKALDSDDPDFRTRAVLIKEQRSELVKHHLWVLWTDYFKPPHFEKYPQLHTLVNEATKLAGASGTKGTLDLEVADKLLAKIDEIAEIFWATKKA comes from the coding sequence ATGCGACTCTTCGCTCCCACCATCGAGGTCTCGGCCCACTGCGACCTGCCCTGCGGCGTCTACGACCCCGCCCAGGCCCGCATCGAGGCCGAGTCCGTCAAGGCAGTCATCGCCAAGGCCCTGGACAGCGACGACCCCGACTTCCGCACCCGCGCCGTGCTCATCAAGGAACAGCGCTCCGAGCTCGTCAAGCACCACCTGTGGGTGCTGTGGACCGACTACTTCAAGCCCCCGCACTTCGAGAAGTACCCCCAGCTCCACACCCTCGTCAACGAGGCCACCAAGCTCGCCGGCGCCTCCGGCACCAAGGGCACCCTCGACCTCGAGGTAGCCGACAAGCTCCTCGCCAAGATCGACGAGATCGCTGAAATCTTCTGGGCGACCAAGAAGGCCTGA
- a CDS encoding flavin reductase — MSDTLTDQFKAGFRRYPTGVAVVAASTETGPVGATVSSVASVSANPPMLSFSVSRSGRSGPALTGSDRIAVHVLTESQAQVAAAFADRTAPRFTVAQRWTLPQGEPPILDGAAASFYGRIARVIPAGEAWLVLLEVDAIELGETAEPLLHHDRRYWSLGPAVSPLPLGRILPEKAS; from the coding sequence GTGAGCGACACACTCACCGACCAGTTCAAGGCCGGATTCCGCCGTTACCCGACCGGCGTGGCCGTCGTGGCCGCCTCGACCGAGACGGGTCCCGTCGGGGCGACGGTATCGAGCGTGGCCTCAGTGAGCGCGAACCCGCCGATGCTGTCGTTCTCGGTCTCGCGGTCGGGCCGCTCCGGGCCGGCGCTCACCGGGAGCGACCGCATCGCGGTTCACGTCCTGACCGAGTCCCAAGCCCAAGTCGCTGCAGCGTTCGCCGACCGGACCGCGCCTCGGTTCACCGTCGCTCAACGCTGGACGCTCCCCCAAGGGGAGCCGCCGATCCTGGACGGGGCAGCGGCGAGCTTCTACGGACGGATCGCCCGCGTCATCCCCGCCGGCGAGGCCTGGCTCGTGCTGCTCGAGGTCGACGCGATCGAGCTCGGCGAGACCGCCGAGCCGCTCCTGCACCACGACCGGCGCTACTGGTCGCTCGGCCCTGCCGTCAGCCCCCTCCCGCTCGGACGCATCCTGCCGGAGAAGGCTTCCTGA